The proteins below come from a single Tissierella sp. MB52-C2 genomic window:
- the fdrA gene encoding acyl-CoA synthetase FdrA: MISKVIVRKNEYYDSVTLMSLSSKVLEIEGVEETVVSMATKMNKELLANIGMSTDEVEKAGDNDLLIAIKATADEVYNKAFEFVQELLTSRNTKKKKGEVPSPKTIDAALEQMEDANFAVISVPGQHAAREARKALEKGLHVMLFSDNVTLEQEKELKELGREKGLLVMGPDCGTASINNIGLCFANEVRKGNIGIVGASGTGLQEVMVQIHRLGGGISQAIGTGGRDLKEEIGGIMMLEGLKALSRDKDTEIIVLVSKPPAKSVEKKILEEVKNIEKSVVICFIDGNKEEEKDLNNTSFVYDLYEAARKAVELAGMNNEKDKIHSELLTRAKELKKTLKPEQKYFRGLFCGGTLCAEALSILRGNFDSIKSNVAKNQNEKLEDIKIYSGNVLLDLGEDQFTVGKPHPMIEPTLRLDKIVKEAKDAEVGVILLDFELGYGSHDEPVGVTIKAIKEAKKVASDNGKNIIFVAYICGTDIDKQNYAKERSLLEQEGVIIAESNSEAANIVIEILS, encoded by the coding sequence ATGATATCAAAAGTTATAGTAAGAAAAAATGAATATTATGATTCAGTTACACTTATGTCCTTATCAAGTAAGGTTTTAGAAATAGAAGGAGTAGAAGAAACAGTAGTTTCTATGGCAACAAAAATGAATAAGGAACTATTGGCTAATATAGGTATGTCAACAGATGAAGTTGAAAAAGCTGGAGACAATGACCTTTTAATAGCTATAAAAGCAACAGCAGATGAAGTTTATAACAAAGCATTTGAGTTTGTACAAGAGCTTTTAACATCTAGAAATACTAAGAAGAAAAAAGGTGAAGTACCAAGTCCTAAAACTATAGATGCTGCACTAGAGCAAATGGAAGATGCTAACTTTGCAGTAATATCAGTACCAGGACAACATGCAGCTAGAGAAGCAAGAAAGGCTTTAGAAAAAGGTCTTCATGTAATGCTCTTTAGTGATAATGTAACTTTAGAACAAGAAAAGGAATTAAAGGAATTAGGTAGAGAAAAAGGACTTTTAGTAATGGGACCTGATTGTGGAACTGCTAGCATAAACAATATAGGATTATGTTTTGCTAATGAAGTAAGAAAAGGAAATATAGGAATAGTAGGTGCTTCTGGTACAGGACTGCAAGAAGTAATGGTTCAAATTCACAGACTAGGTGGAGGTATATCTCAAGCAATAGGAACTGGAGGTAGGGATCTTAAAGAAGAAATTGGCGGAATAATGATGTTAGAAGGTCTAAAAGCTTTAAGCAGAGATAAAGATACAGAAATAATAGTTCTAGTTTCTAAACCACCAGCAAAATCTGTTGAAAAGAAAATACTAGAAGAAGTAAAAAACATAGAAAAATCAGTAGTTATTTGCTTTATAGATGGAAATAAGGAAGAAGAAAAAGATTTAAATAATACATCCTTTGTTTATGATCTTTATGAAGCAGCCAGAAAGGCAGTAGAATTAGCAGGTATGAACAATGAAAAAGATAAAATCCATAGTGAACTTTTAACAAGAGCAAAAGAATTAAAGAAGACTTTAAAGCCAGAACAAAAGTATTTTAGAGGATTATTCTGTGGAGGAACTCTCTGTGCAGAAGCTTTATCTATATTAAGAGGAAATTTTGATTCTATAAAAAGTAATGTAGCAAAAAATCAAAATGAAAAACTTGAAGATATAAAAATTTATTCTGGAAATGTATTGTTAGATTTAGGGGAAGACCAATTTACAGTAGGTAAACCACATCCTATGATAGAACCTACTTTAAGATTAGATAAGATTGTAAAGGAAGCCAAGGATGCAGAAGTGGGAGTTATTCTACTAGATTTTGAATTAGGATATGGTTCCCATGATGAGCCAGTAGGAGTTACTATAAAAGCTATTAAAGAAGCAAAGAAAGTTGCTAGTGATAATGGAAAAAATATAATATTTGTAGCATATATTTGCGGAACAGATATAGATAAACAAAACTATGCAAAGGAAAGAAGTCTTTTAGAACAAGAAGGAGTAATAATTGCAGAGAGCAATTCTGAAGCGGCCAATATAGTAATAGAAATATTATCATAA
- a CDS encoding DUF2877 domain-containing protein, whose translation MRDKSFYALSYDKGLKTFIDTKNKNCNHVVGKVHSIFKKVINFVDDDNQIYSILQSSFDNGPYAVRIDNENIDDFFSLQIDINDLVFLENKVLRIENKLSINFDNVQLWSPMKLKIDIDKSNLELFKRNIEVYNHYLFHQGNYGGVKHCYIKTYMESPVSYKPTLIERELYKRVSNFITSIDSEYLNFKESIFSIIGLGNGLTPSGDDFLVGFMTALNVVEIEKTQALFRKIKYILRQNKLPTTDISISMINSCIEGNKREHLTDFIRKLFSEDKEGLLDSINNVFSIGSSSGVDLSVGVIIGLMYSLDILENGGI comes from the coding sequence GTGAGAGATAAATCATTTTATGCCCTCTCTTATGATAAAGGGCTAAAAACCTTCATAGATACAAAAAATAAGAATTGTAATCATGTAGTAGGAAAAGTTCATAGCATATTTAAAAAAGTCATTAACTTTGTAGATGATGACAATCAAATATACAGTATATTACAAAGTAGTTTTGACAACGGACCATACGCTGTAAGAATAGATAATGAAAATATAGATGATTTTTTCAGTTTACAAATAGATATAAATGATTTAGTTTTTCTTGAAAATAAAGTTCTAAGAATAGAAAACAAATTATCAATAAATTTTGATAATGTTCAACTATGGTCTCCAATGAAATTAAAGATTGATATAGATAAAAGCAATTTAGAACTGTTTAAAAGAAATATAGAAGTATATAATCATTATTTATTTCATCAGGGAAATTATGGTGGAGTCAAGCATTGCTATATAAAAACATATATGGAATCCCCTGTAAGTTATAAACCAACTCTTATAGAGAGAGAGCTTTATAAGAGAGTTTCCAATTTTATAACAAGTATAGATAGTGAGTATCTAAATTTTAAGGAAAGTATATTTTCAATCATTGGACTTGGCAATGGACTTACACCATCAGGAGATGACTTTTTAGTTGGTTTTATGACAGCTTTAAATGTAGTAGAAATAGAAAAAACACAAGCGCTTTTTAGAAAAATAAAATATATTTTAAGACAAAACAAACTACCTACAACTGATATTAGTATAAGCATGATAAACTCATGTATTGAAGGAAATAAGAGAGAGCATTTAACGGACTTTATTAGAAAACTATTTAGTGAAGATAAAGAAGGATTATTAGATAGTATAAATAATGTATTTTCAATAGGTTCATCTTCAGGAGTAGATTTATCTGTAGGAGTTATTATAGGTTTAATGTATAGTTTGGACATTTTAGAAAATGGAGGTATATAG
- a CDS encoding DUF1116 domain-containing protein, with translation MSNINKLFSQELKILNIGTSKFKDDLELQGQSVLQLDWAPAAGGDIELLNIIDKLSSREEIKEANKEAVGRMINSHPILVDIDKAINVIPGMKENMILHSGPPIEWERMAGPMQGAIIGALIYEGKAKNEEEAKKIAASGEIEFSPCNEHGTVGPMAGIVSPSMPVHVIYNKTYENYGYCTINEGLGKVLRYGAFNEEVIERLKWIEEEFAPTMKKALKSIDGGIDIKSIISQAVHMGDECHNRNKAATSLFFREIVSYIIDTDVDSAIIKRVLNFIKTNEHYFLNLSMPACKVATDAAHGIENSTIVTTMARNGVDFGIRISGLGKNQWFTAPANMIKGLMFPGFKEDDASPDIGDSAITETMGIGGFAMGGSPAIVQFVGGTVEDAIGYSEKMYEITVGENTNYSIPTLDFRGSAIGIDIVKVIEKGILPIINTGMAHKVAGIGQVGAGLVSPPMECFKKAILEFNKDN, from the coding sequence ATGAGTAATATTAATAAATTGTTTTCACAAGAACTAAAGATATTAAATATAGGAACAAGTAAATTTAAAGATGATTTAGAACTTCAAGGTCAAAGTGTGCTGCAATTAGATTGGGCTCCTGCTGCTGGTGGAGATATAGAGTTACTAAATATAATAGATAAATTATCTTCTAGAGAAGAAATAAAAGAAGCAAATAAAGAAGCAGTTGGGAGAATGATAAATTCTCATCCAATCCTTGTAGACATAGATAAGGCAATAAATGTAATTCCGGGAATGAAAGAAAATATGATACTTCATTCAGGTCCACCTATAGAGTGGGAAAGAATGGCTGGTCCAATGCAGGGTGCTATAATAGGAGCTTTAATTTATGAAGGAAAAGCTAAGAATGAAGAAGAGGCAAAAAAAATAGCAGCCTCAGGAGAAATTGAGTTTTCACCTTGTAATGAACACGGTACTGTTGGACCTATGGCAGGTATAGTATCTCCATCTATGCCAGTACATGTTATTTATAATAAAACCTATGAAAATTATGGTTATTGTACAATTAATGAGGGATTAGGAAAAGTTCTAAGATATGGTGCATTTAATGAAGAAGTTATTGAAAGACTTAAATGGATAGAAGAAGAGTTTGCTCCTACTATGAAAAAGGCTTTAAAGAGTATTGATGGCGGAATAGATATAAAATCTATAATTTCTCAAGCAGTTCATATGGGAGATGAATGTCATAATAGAAATAAAGCTGCTACTAGTTTATTCTTTAGGGAAATAGTTTCCTATATAATAGATACAGACGTAGATTCAGCTATAATAAAAAGAGTATTAAACTTTATAAAGACAAATGAACACTATTTCTTAAACCTTTCTATGCCAGCTTGTAAAGTTGCAACAGATGCAGCACATGGAATAGAAAATTCCACAATAGTAACTACAATGGCTAGAAATGGTGTTGACTTTGGAATAAGAATAAGTGGTCTTGGAAAAAATCAATGGTTTACTGCTCCAGCAAATATGATAAAAGGATTAATGTTCCCAGGTTTTAAAGAAGATGATGCTAGTCCGGATATAGGAGACAGTGCAATTACAGAAACAATGGGAATAGGTGGATTTGCCATGGGAGGTTCTCCTGCTATAGTTCAATTCGTAGGAGGAACTGTAGAAGATGCCATAGGATATAGTGAAAAAATGTATGAAATAACTGTAGGTGAAAATACCAATTATTCTATTCCAACTTTAGATTTCCGTGGTTCTGCCATAGGAATAGATATTGTTAAAGTAATTGAAAAAGGTATTCTACCTATAATCAATACTGGAATGGCACATAAGGTTGCTGGAATAGGACAAGTTGGTGCAGGTTTAGTAAGTCCGCCAATGGAATGCTTTAAGAAAGCAATTCTTGAGTTTAATAAAGATAACTAG
- the arcC gene encoding carbamate kinase, with the protein MSRILIALGGNALGDTPKEQFELVKETARPIVDLIEKGHEVIIAHGNGPQVGMINLAMEEISMPFPECIAMSQGYIGYHLQNRIYEELNRRNINKNVVTIVTQVVVDENDEALQNPTKPIGRFYSKEEAEELVVAKGYKMIEDSGRGYRRVVASPKPTDIVEKECIKTLVKDGHIVITVGGGGIPVVRKDFGYEGVNGVIDKDFASGKIAELIDADYLFVLTAVDRIAINFGKEDQINLDKMSIEEAYRYIEEGQFAPGSMLPKVIAAVNFAKSRKGRQAIIASLEKAKEALVGESGTIIYNS; encoded by the coding sequence ATGAGCAGAATATTAATTGCTTTAGGAGGAAATGCTTTAGGAGATACTCCAAAGGAACAATTTGAACTAGTAAAGGAAACAGCGAGACCAATAGTAGACCTTATAGAGAAAGGGCACGAAGTAATAATTGCTCATGGAAATGGACCGCAAGTAGGTATGATTAACCTAGCTATGGAAGAAATATCTATGCCTTTTCCAGAATGTATTGCAATGAGTCAGGGATATATTGGATACCATCTCCAAAATAGAATATATGAAGAGTTAAATAGAAGAAATATAAATAAAAATGTGGTAACTATAGTAACTCAAGTTGTGGTAGATGAAAATGATGAAGCTTTACAGAATCCTACAAAACCTATAGGAAGATTTTATTCTAAAGAGGAAGCAGAAGAATTAGTAGTAGCAAAAGGATATAAAATGATAGAGGATTCTGGAAGAGGATATAGAAGAGTAGTGGCTTCACCAAAACCTACAGATATTGTTGAAAAAGAATGCATAAAAACCCTAGTTAAGGATGGGCATATAGTAATAACAGTTGGTGGTGGCGGGATTCCAGTAGTTAGAAAAGACTTTGGATATGAAGGAGTTAATGGTGTAATAGATAAAGATTTTGCTAGTGGCAAAATTGCAGAATTAATTGATGCAGATTACTTATTCGTCCTAACAGCCGTAGATAGAATAGCCATCAACTTTGGAAAGGAAGATCAAATTAATCTAGATAAGATGTCTATAGAAGAGGCTTATAGATATATAGAAGAAGGACAATTTGCACCGGGAAGTATGCTTCCAAAGGTAATAGCTGCAGTAAATTTTGCTAAATCAAGAAAAGGAAGACAAGCAATAATAGCTTCATTAGAAAAAGCAAAGGAAGCATTGGTTGGAGAAAGTGGAACAATAATATACAATAGTTAG